One window of Candidatus Portiera aleyrodidarum genomic DNA carries:
- the rpmH gene encoding 50S ribosomal protein L34: protein MKRTFQPSKMKLKRVNGFRKRMSNKNGRKILSNRRKKKRYIICK from the coding sequence ATGAAACGGACTTTTCAACCTAGTAAAATGAAATTAAAACGTGTTAATGGTTTTAGAAAACGCATGTCTAATAAAAATGGAAGAAAAATTCTTTCCAATCGTAGAAAAAAAAAACGTTATATAATATGTAAATAA
- a CDS encoding ribonuclease P protein component, which yields MKYKINKKLKTNIKMFYNFKLINKHFICIGFLPNKKKKFIYMYYIKNNFKKSVKRNLLKRLFKEYIRLFQYNLINVNIILCIKKYIMKIIIYILLNKLLIKLINF from the coding sequence ATGAAATATAAAATAAATAAAAAATTAAAAACAAACATAAAAATGTTTTATAATTTTAAGTTAATTAATAAACATTTTATTTGTATTGGATTTCTTCCAAATAAGAAAAAAAAATTTATATATATGTATTATATAAAAAACAATTTTAAGAAATCAGTGAAGCGTAATTTATTAAAAAGATTATTTAAAGAATATATAAGATTATTTCAATATAATTTGATTAATGTAAATATTATTTTATGTATAAAAAAATATATAATGAAAATAATAATTTATATATTATTAAATAAATTATTAATAAAACTAATTAATTTTTAA
- the dnaN gene encoding DNA polymerase III subunit beta gives MKFIIYRDLLIKSLTFLIGLINKHQSIPILSNILIKVYKNRFIEMISSNLEMEFKSNIFINDNIEAGTTTVSAIKLMYICKSLPENTQINFETINNKLFIYTDNSKFILSTIKSNLFPKFDQNKKNNLILTINKNILKNLIQVTYFSMAEEDIRYYLNGILLEINKTTIRTVATDGHRLAVCSKYIINNMFYGLKKLILPRNSIVILIRLLKEEDEIIKLTIGINFFQIKIKNFIFITKNIDGQFPSYKEVIPTLYTNRILINKNELRLSLIRSAIFSKEKNKSIVFNIKHKQLYINSINSEKEIVKEYISINYHGKQIEIGFNVDYLIDVLNVIETNYIYISFYNSNNSILIEPILTKNNIINFNNEYKYKYIVMPIII, from the coding sequence ATGAAATTTATAATTTATAGAGATCTTTTAATTAAATCACTTACTTTTTTAATAGGATTAATAAACAAACATCAAAGCATACCTATTCTTTCTAATATTTTAATTAAAGTTTATAAAAATCGCTTTATAGAAATGATTAGTTCTAATTTAGAAATGGAATTTAAAAGTAATATATTTATTAATGACAATATTGAAGCAGGTACTACAACTGTATCTGCTATTAAATTAATGTATATATGTAAATCTTTACCAGAAAACACACAAATAAATTTTGAAACTATTAATAATAAATTATTTATTTATACTGATAATTCCAAATTTATTTTATCAACTATCAAGTCAAATTTATTTCCAAAATTTGATCAAAATAAAAAAAATAATTTAATATTAACAATAAATAAAAATATATTAAAAAACTTAATACAAGTCACTTATTTTTCTATGGCAGAAGAAGATATTAGATATTATTTAAATGGTATTTTATTAGAAATAAATAAAACCACTATAAGAACTGTCGCTACAGATGGACATAGATTAGCAGTTTGTTCAAAATATATTATAAATAACATGTTTTACGGGTTGAAAAAACTAATTTTACCAAGAAACAGTATTGTTATTTTAATACGTTTATTAAAAGAAGAAGATGAAATAATTAAATTAACTATTGGTATAAATTTTTTTCAAATAAAAATAAAAAATTTTATTTTTATTACTAAAAATATTGATGGTCAATTTCCTTCTTATAAAGAAGTTATACCTACATTATATACAAATCGCATATTAATCAATAAAAATGAATTACGTTTATCATTAATACGTAGTGCTATCTTTTCAAAAGAAAAAAATAAAAGTATAGTTTTTAACATTAAACATAAACAATTATATATTAATTCAATCAATTCAGAAAAAGAAATTGTAAAAGAATATATTTCAATAAATTATCATGGTAAGCAAATAGAAATAGGTTTTAATGTAGATTATTTAATAGATGTATTAAATGTTATAGAAACCAATTATATATATATCTCTTTCTATAATTCAAATAATAGTATTTTAATAGAGCCTATTCTAACCAAAAATAATATAATTAATTTTAATAATGAATATAAATATAAATATATTGTAATGCCTATTATTATTTAA
- the yidC gene encoding membrane protein insertase YidC: protein MDTIIHYGSCWFIYEPIYWILCKINLLIRNWGFSIIILTIVIKFILLPLSYISYKTIIKIRKLKPILYNIEKKYKKDKNKITEEIIKIYKKEKIHPLNSCLPIIIQTPIFISFYWTLTKSIELKNSPFILWIQDLSLMDPYFILPIIMGLSILLQQKINNKYKKNNILQILPILFTLFFLWFPSCLLIYWITNNIISIIQQYFIIKKYE from the coding sequence TTGGACACAATTATACATTATGGTAGTTGTTGGTTTATATATGAACCTATATATTGGATACTTTGTAAAATTAATTTGTTGATTAGAAATTGGGGCTTTTCAATAATAATATTAACAATTGTAATAAAGTTTATCTTATTACCATTATCATATATATCTTATAAAACAATAATAAAAATCCGTAAACTAAAACCTATATTATATAATATAGAAAAAAAATATAAAAAAGATAAAAACAAAATAACAGAAGAAATAATAAAAATATATAAAAAAGAAAAAATACATCCATTAAATAGTTGTTTACCTATAATTATACAAACACCTATTTTTATTTCATTCTATTGGACTTTAACTAAATCCATAGAATTAAAAAATTCTCCATTTATATTATGGATACAAGATTTATCGTTAATGGATCCATATTTTATTTTACCTATAATAATGGGTTTGTCTATATTACTTCAACAAAAGATAAATAATAAATATAAAAAAAATAACATACTACAAATCTTACCTATATTATTTACTTTGTTTTTTTTATGGTTTCCTTCATGTTTATTAATTTATTGGATAACTAATAATATTATATCAATCATACAACAATATTTTATTATAAAAAAATATGAATAA